The nucleotide window AGGGAAGCTGGTCAGGGATGACCGCAGACAGTATTCCCATTTCATTTACCGTGAGCGACACTGTAATGAAGAATGTAACATTCACCATTGTCTATGATTTTGAATCGAAACCGGACACTTCGATAACATGGTTGTTCGAAGGCTATATTTGCAGTGATAATACCTTTCAGCATATGGACCAGGAAGGTTCAACCTATTACTCATTTTCAATAGATATGCAGGGTACTTTTACTCCTCCTGATCATGTCCAGGGCAGTTTAGTGACTGTGGGAGTATTCGACTCCACAGGTACAACCGAGACAGATTCCATCTCAGTCAGCTGGACTGCGTCGCCCAATTAGATTTCAGTCCCGAATACAGGAGAGGCTCCCGGAGTGAAAAACATCAGGAGTTTCATCAATTACAACAGGTATTGCTCTTACTGAACGACTTTTTCAATTCAGATAGTAAGGACACAATCCTGGAAGGCAGTGGAGTGCTTGTGAATGTTGTGCTTCGGATAGTTAAATTCGAAATTCTTTTGGCTTAATCATGATAAATAATGAGATACAAATTACTCAGATCATTGATGAGATTCAAAAGGATGAAATTCTTTCGATAATGTATGATGCTTTTGAAAAGAAACTATCGAATCTTGAACTAAAACCGAAATCCAGAGAACAGGGATTACGAATTCTCAGAAAAAGCGCAAATTATGATCAGGGGTTATACGCAATTCACAAATCCGGAATTATCGGTGCTGTGGGGATGAATTCTCGAAAGAAGAGATTCTATTATTTCGAGTGGAAAGTACTATTGGAGGAATTTGGTTTTATCGGTGCATCATGGAGATCAATCATTCAGAAATATTCCGCTGATAGCCTGAAGGATACGGAATTATATATCGGATCAATTGCAGTTGCAGAGAATTATCGCGGAAAAGGAATTGGAACAAAGTTACTTGATGCAGTAAAGGATCTTGCGAGAAATAACGGATTCGAAAGTATAATACTGGATGTCGTTGATACTAATCCCCGAGCATTTGATCTTTATAAGAGATATGGGTATGAAGTAATTAAAAAGAGGAAGTTTGGTTTCATAACAAGGTCAGCCGGATTTTCATTTTCTTATAAGATGAGATATACGATTTGAAAAAGATATGTGGAGAAGGAACCTGATGCTGTTCAAAAAGCCAAGAATAGGTATTGCACTTGCAGGCGGCGGAGCAAAAGGACTTGCGCATATAGGATTTCTTGAAACACTCAAGGAAAATGGAATTCCCATCGACATTATTTCAGGAACTAGCATTGGAGCGGTAATAGGAGCGGCTTATGCCCTTGAGCCTGATATTGAGAAACTGAAGGAGACACTTCGGATACTCATAGAATCCGATGTATTCAGAGATCTGAAACTGGACAAATTCAAATCAGTTGAAGAAGATCACTGGTTCGACAGGATCAGAAACAAGTTAAAAATGAGCCTCACATTTGCTGAGGCGGCGACAAGGCCGTCACTTGTTCCTGAGATTCAGGTAGTGAAGCTCTTCAATGAATTATTCGGCGAAAAGACATTTAAGGACACGAAACTTCCATTTGCAGCGGTTGCTCTGGACCTTGTATCGGGTGAAGATGTGCTGTTCAGGGAAGGCTTAATCAGGGATGCTGTGAGAGCGAG belongs to Candidatus Aegiribacteria sp. and includes:
- a CDS encoding GNAT family N-acetyltransferase — protein: MINNEIQITQIIDEIQKDEILSIMYDAFEKKLSNLELKPKSREQGLRILRKSANYDQGLYAIHKSGIIGAVGMNSRKKRFYYFEWKVLLEEFGFIGASWRSIIQKYSADSLKDTELYIGSIAVAENYRGKGIGTKLLDAVKDLARNNGFESIILDVVDTNPRAFDLYKRYGYEVIKKRKFGFITRSAGFSFSYKMRYTI
- a CDS encoding patatin-like phospholipase family protein gives rise to the protein MLFKKPRIGIALAGGGAKGLAHIGFLETLKENGIPIDIISGTSIGAVIGAAYALEPDIEKLKETLRILIESDVFRDLKLDKFKSVEEDHWFDRIRNKLKMSLTFAEAATRPSLVPEIQVVKLFNELFGEKTFKDTKLPFAAVALDLVSGEDVLFREGLIRDAVRASTAIPGIFPTVSIDGKLLVDGGVTANAPITAARKLGADVIISAIFGYEPSPPGKLESSMSVILRGDELAKLKLFRMLIEKADYVVEIDTGNTHWTDFGMYEECIEKGKEAAITHLDKLKRISSGGSFRRWFVSRKAT